The sequence below is a genomic window from Melospiza georgiana isolate bMelGeo1 chromosome 6, bMelGeo1.pri, whole genome shotgun sequence.
tgtgttaaatatagttttaggttataacaaaatgttaaaatagaaactgtgctatgtaggatactttttataaagaaaggactggcagtgagatagcagccacaggacacctgaatctttcagaggaagagaatttattgctccattctcaggagaaatgaacttcttcctgcctcgaaggcgctgtcaggattcagaggaagaagctgacactgcccagacagaatcctgtgtgtgaatggaatttatgcatcatggatgagctgtatgaatatgcaacaggctgctgcttttaagggttaatcctctgttaacctggggccttttttgggcttattttgcccagaaaaggtacccagacccccataactctttgtttctgttgtctcatattgtcctaatccaaactGTCCAAATCATTCCTACCCTACTTACATTACCATTTTTACGACCTATTAAACTTGTAAAATTCTACAAGCAAGCGCCTGCCGTTCCCCACGTGCACCTTACCCAGGTAGTCAAATCCTCTGTACATGATGCAGGAGTCGGTGGCGCTGATGGCCTCGATGCGGTACCTGCCCAGGGGCCCGGTGGGCAGCGCGTTGTAGTCCTGCTGCCACTTGGGCGAGCCCTGGTAGCGCACCAGGGCCCCGCAGCGCAGCAGCCACTCCGAGGCCGCCCGGTCCGGGCCCACGGCGCGGATGCGCTCGTGATCCACCCTGCGGGCACACGGAGCGCCGCGATTACTGCCCGGGCAATTCAAAACCTCCACAGCGCATCCCTGGTCGTGTGCCAGAGAAGCGAGGATGTGATTTACCACAAATGGTTCACGGGTGATTTTTGGGTTGTgcaaaaaaatgtgtattttatgattggcttttggcaaatattaaaatgaatattatatgtgttctGTTAGAAACTTATGCTGTGTTAATTCTCCTAAgcagtgtgttaaatatagttttaggttataaaatatgtcaaaatagaaactgtgctatataggatactttttttctaaagaaaggactcacactgagatagcagccacaggacacctgaatctctcagagaaagagaatttattgctccattatcaggagaaatgaacttcttcctgcctcgaaTGCGccgtcaggattcagaggaagaagctgacactgcccagccagaATCCTgggtttgaatggaatttatgcatcatggatgagctgtatgaatatgcaacaggctgtggTTTTTAAGGGTTTATCCTGTTAACGTGGGGCCTTTTTcaggctcgtgctgcccagaaaaggcaCCCGGAgtgtccataactctttgtttctattgtctcatattgtcctaattcaaattgtccaaattattattacgCTAATTGTATTACAATGTTTAtcaccattttattactattaagcttctaaaatttaaaaaacaagtgattgaCGTTTTTCACATTAATCTGGTGTGAGGTTTTTTAACTTAAGTGGCGGATGCTctttagaaaaataagaataCAAATACACCTGGACTTAACTGTTTCCTTCCATGTCTGTAAGGAAAGAAAACTGTGCTACTGGTTAAGGTGAGTTTTGGAGTCAAAGAAGAGCCGGATTTAGGGATGGGATCCATGTGGCCAGCTCGTCCTGGCCCCtgagggcaggggcagagcccgCGCCTTGCCCTGGAAAGTCACGGCTTTGGAAGGGGAAGCAGACACGGAATGACCCCTTGCCAACAACCAGCATGCAATCTGGAGAGAAAGAGGAGCATTAATGACAGAAAACGTTTTCTGCAGCGTAGGGACTTGATTGTTCCGCTTCACAAACCGCGCAGAGAATTTGAGGGATCTGAAAGTTAATTATTAACCAGCGACTCACTCTTACTTGTTGAACACAGCATTCAGCCATCCCCAGAAGGATCTACAACTGCCCGGCGGCAGCGGTGGCTTCCTCAGGAGCGTCCCCAAGGCCATCATCACCTTCTTGCAGACGGCAAAGGGGAAAGGGAGGTGTTAGTCGGTGTTATTTGcggcagaggcagggggaggccGTGCGGCCCTCACGGCCTGAGCGGGGCTGGGAGCCCGGCGGGGCCCACGGCTGCAGGGGGGCGGCACCGCCCCCGGGCTGCCCCCGGCGCCCAGCGGCCGAACCTTGCCCGGCCGAGCGGAGcggagcaggaggggcaggggcagcaggaggaggggcaggggcagcagcaggagaaggaggagaggacaggaggaggaggaggaggagagaaggaCGGGCGGCCCCGGCGGTCCCTCCGCccccaagatggcggcggcgcTGAGGGGCCGCGCGGGCCCGGGCGGGGCCCCGGCGCTGTGGCGGCTCCAGAGCCGGCGGCGAAGGTGAggccgggggcagcggggcgggcccggcaCACACCGGCACCTTCCCCTAACCCTCTATCTTCCCCTGTCCTAGTCCTTTACCTTCACTTTATCTGTGTCCCCTATCCCTataattttccctttccccttcccctaaCCCTGTATCTTCCCCTGTCCTAGTCCCTTCACTTTATCTGTGTCCCCTATCCCTataattttccctttcccctcaccccttcccctctcttctTACTTTATCCACTTCCCCTGttcctttctgtgaaaaatgtgtaatttttattgccttttttgcaaatatttaaatgaatattGTATGTAttatgttagaaagtgatgctgtattaattctcttaagtactgtgttaaatatagttttaggttataacaaaatgttaagaTAGAAACTATGTATGTAGGGTACtttttcttaaagaaaggaCCCTCACTGAGATAGCAGTCGCAcgacacctgaatctttcagagaaagagaatttattgctccattattggaagaaactaacttcttcctgccttgctcagccctggagaTGCCATCAGGATTAAGAAGAAGAAattggcactgcccagccagaatcctgtgtttgaatggaatttatgcatcatggatgagctgtatgaatatgcaacaggctgttgtttttaagggttaatcctctgttaacgtggggcctttttcaggcttattttgcccagaaaaggtatctggactgtctgtaactctttgtttctattgccTCATATTGTCCCAATTCGGACATCCAAATTGtctaaattattattaatctAATTGTATTCctatttttataacattttattactattaaacttttaaaattttaaaaacaagtgattggcgtttttcacacttTCCATATCGTTTTCCCCTATCctttcccccattccctgtccctctctccTGTATCCTCTATGTTTGCTATTTCACCTTTCCTTatccccttctcctctctcctttATCCCCTATATTCTCTATAGCCACTTCCCCTATATCCTTTATCTGCCATCTCTATCCTTTCCCCCTTTACATTATTAATCAGCCCTACCCCCTTTTCTCTATCTCGTTTTCCTCTCCTCTATATCCTCTTTATTCCTTGTATCTCCTTCTTTTATATCCCTTTTCCCTATCCTTTCCCCTGTCCTTTCCCCGTCCCCTTTCCACTCTATTCCTGACATGCCCTTCCCCTATCCCCACCCTTTTCCCCTATCCCTGTTTGTGAAAAAACGCcagtcacttgtttttaaaagtttaaaagtttactagtaataaaatggttataaaaatagtaatacaattagagtaataataatttggattaggacaatatgagacaatagaaacaaagagttacagacagtctggGTACTGAAGCCCAAAAAAGGCCCCaggttaacagaggattaacccttaaaagcagcagcctgttgcatattcatacagctcatccatggtgcataaattccatt
It includes:
- the DMAC2L gene encoding ATP synthase subunit s, mitochondrial — protein: MMALGTLLRKPPLPPGSCRSFWGWLNAVFNKVDHERIRAVGPDRAASEWLLRCGALVRYQGSPKWQQDYNALPTGPLGRYRIEAISATDSCIMYRGFDYLDGLEHVRDIKLEKCMYIQDQCLQRLGETSTLQKSLQQLKIISCGNVTDTGILALHRLANLKYLYLSDLPGIREKEKTVRVLQQALPKLEVELDLE